From Caretta caretta isolate rCarCar2 chromosome 9, rCarCar1.hap1, whole genome shotgun sequence, one genomic window encodes:
- the DUSP28 gene encoding dual specificity phosphatase 28, which produces MLQLCKITDSLLISNSRSACNKELLTQEGVTFCINVSRQQPFPGLHQVRSLRVPVFDDPLEDLYNYFEQCSNAIEDTVRSGGKCLVYCKNGRSRSAAICTAYLMRHQNLTLKDAFETVKTARPGVEPNTGFWSQLQRYEEHLQMQHQLGHSSEKMISSKYNSD; this is translated from the exons ATGTTACAGCTCTGTAAGATCACTGATTCTTTGCTAATCAGTAATTCTAGATCAGCTTGCAACAAAGAACTCCTCACTCAAGAGGGAGTTACATTCTGTATTAATGTCTCCAGGCAGCAGCCATTCCCAGGCCTTCACCAAGTTCGAAGCCTGCGGGTTCCTGTTTTTGATGACCCTTTGGAGGACTTGTATAACTATTTTGAACAGTGCAGCAATGCCATAGAGGACACAGTACGAAGTGGTGGAAAATGCTTAGTTTACTGTAAAAATGGCCGCAGCAGATCTGCAGCAATCTGCACTGCCTATCTGATGAGACACCAAAATCTCACTCTCAAGGATGCCTTTGAG ACTGTGAAGACTGCCAGACCAGGAGTAGAGCCCAACACAGGATTCTGGTCTCAGCTGCAGAGATATGAAGAACATTTACAGATGCAGCATCAGTTGGGTCATTCTTCTGaaaaaatgatttcttccaaatataattctgattaa